From the genome of Streptomyces sp. NBC_00659, one region includes:
- a CDS encoding creatininase family protein — MSSSGTRVMESGVLSLDTTEDVRERGAGVARQVAVLPVGSLEQHGAYLPLTTDTLVACAIAREIAAAYPVHLLPPVTISCSHEHAAWPGTVSISAVTLYAVVRDIAASLRRSGVDTLVVVNGHGGNYVLGNVVQESEGTGTRMALFPAMEDWEGACERAGVQTSLLTDMHAGEIETSILLHAHPECVKDGYETSDFVADDRRHLLTLGMSGYTESGVIGRPSMAGAEKGKELLAGLAEAFGAYFSLVTSETLH, encoded by the coding sequence ATGAGTAGTTCGGGAACGCGCGTGATGGAGTCCGGTGTGCTGTCACTGGACACCACGGAGGATGTCCGCGAGCGGGGGGCCGGTGTCGCCCGCCAGGTCGCCGTCCTTCCCGTCGGGAGCCTCGAACAGCACGGCGCCTACCTGCCCCTGACGACCGACACACTGGTGGCGTGCGCCATCGCGCGGGAGATCGCGGCCGCCTATCCGGTGCATCTTCTTCCTCCGGTGACCATCTCGTGCTCGCACGAGCACGCGGCCTGGCCGGGCACCGTCAGCATTTCCGCCGTCACCCTGTACGCCGTCGTCCGGGACATCGCCGCTTCGTTGCGGCGATCGGGCGTCGACACCCTGGTCGTGGTCAACGGGCACGGGGGGAATTACGTTCTGGGCAATGTGGTCCAGGAATCCGAGGGCACCGGTACACGCATGGCGCTTTTCCCCGCCATGGAGGACTGGGAAGGCGCGTGTGAACGAGCCGGTGTGCAGACGTCGTTGCTCACGGATATGCACGCGGGAGAAATCGAGACGTCCATTCTCCTGCACGCCCATCCGGAATGCGTCAAAGACGGTTATGAGACCTCCGATTTCGTGGCCGACGACCGTCGGCATCTGCTCACTCTCGGCATGTCGGGCTATACCGAGTCCGGGGTCATCGGCCGTCCCTCGATGGCCGGCGCCGAGAAGGGGAAGGAACTCCTCGCCGGGCTGGCCGAAGCCTTCGGGGCGTACTTCTCCTTGGTGACGTCCGAGACGCTGCACTGA
- the ribA gene encoding GTP cyclohydrolase II: MTDNFGVLGGNAHLTGVERVVIAPLPTVYGDFHAVGFLDHDRGEEQVVLVYGDLDTLGKGDVLTRLHSECLTGDSFGSQHCECGPQLTASLQAIATEGRGVLVYLRGHEGRGIGLLAKLKAMKLQAEGLDTVEANVALGLPVDARDYRVAAEMLHDLGVRSVRLLSNNPRKRESLLRHGIKVAEQVPLLIPPCEDNLTYLLTKRERLDHYLPHLDGEEWAKAIFAGSAKTVITEE; encoded by the coding sequence ATGACAGATAACTTTGGCGTACTCGGCGGGAATGCCCACCTCACAGGTGTCGAACGAGTCGTGATTGCCCCGCTGCCCACCGTGTACGGCGATTTCCACGCCGTCGGCTTCCTCGACCACGACCGCGGCGAGGAACAAGTCGTCCTCGTGTACGGCGACCTGGACACCCTTGGAAAGGGGGACGTACTGACCCGGCTGCATTCCGAATGCCTCACCGGCGACTCCTTCGGATCGCAGCACTGCGAGTGCGGCCCCCAGCTCACCGCCTCGCTGCAGGCCATCGCGACCGAGGGCCGCGGCGTCCTCGTCTACCTGCGCGGCCACGAGGGCCGGGGCATCGGCCTGCTCGCCAAGCTCAAGGCGATGAAGCTCCAGGCGGAGGGGCTCGACACCGTCGAGGCGAACGTCGCCCTCGGCCTGCCGGTGGACGCCCGCGACTACCGGGTGGCGGCGGAGATGCTGCACGACCTCGGCGTACGGTCCGTGCGGCTCCTGTCGAACAACCCACGCAAGCGTGAGTCGCTGCTGCGCCACGGCATCAAGGTCGCCGAGCAGGTGCCGCTCCTGATACCGCCGTGCGAGGACAACCTCACCTATCTGCTGACCAAGCGGGAACGCCTCGACCACTACCTGCCCCACCTGGACGGCGAGGAGTGGGCCAAGGCGATCTTCGCCGGGTCGGCGAAGACGGTCATCACCGAGGAATGA
- a CDS encoding serine hydrolase domain-containing protein translates to MGHLRQEVEPGSVGLDPEALDRLDRHFAALVDDGRLPGFLVAVSRHGQVAHLTTYGRRDRAAELPVESDTLWRIYSMTKPVTSVAALMLLEEGRLGLDDPVADFLPAFAEPRVYVGGSGPDTTTRPARQPILIRHLLTHTAGLTFGFYHAHPVDGLYRDAGVESSVAPDADLAETCEVYAGLPLQFEPGAQWNYSVATNVLGRVIEVVSGQDLDVFLHRRILGPLGMTDAGFQVTDEQAGRLAELYGEDDDGELTPISGLPLRGRPRFLSGSGGMVATARDYHRFMEMLRRRGELDGTRLLRPGTVDLMAANQLPGNADRRSFGSPVHQEPGNAGLGFGLGLSVVVDPAVTRAPAAEGAFGWSGVATTTFWVDPRHDLTVQFLSQLRPKGSHSVFPDLKRLVHEAVRP, encoded by the coding sequence ATGGGACATCTGCGACAGGAAGTCGAGCCGGGATCCGTCGGCCTCGACCCCGAGGCGCTGGACCGGCTCGACCGGCACTTCGCCGCTCTGGTCGACGACGGCAGGCTCCCCGGCTTCCTGGTCGCCGTCTCCCGGCACGGGCAGGTCGCCCACCTCACCACGTACGGCCGGCGCGACCGTGCGGCGGAACTCCCGGTGGAGAGCGACACCTTGTGGCGGATCTACTCCATGACCAAGCCGGTCACCTCGGTCGCCGCGCTCATGCTGCTCGAAGAGGGCCGCCTCGGACTCGACGACCCGGTGGCCGACTTCCTTCCCGCCTTCGCCGAACCACGGGTGTACGTCGGCGGGTCCGGACCGGACACGACGACCCGGCCTGCCCGACAGCCCATCCTGATCCGCCACCTGCTCACCCACACCGCGGGCCTGACCTTCGGCTTCTATCACGCGCACCCCGTCGACGGGCTCTACCGCGACGCGGGTGTGGAGTCCTCGGTGGCCCCGGACGCCGACCTGGCCGAGACCTGTGAGGTGTACGCCGGGCTGCCGCTCCAGTTCGAGCCGGGCGCACAGTGGAACTACTCGGTGGCCACCAATGTCCTCGGCCGTGTCATCGAGGTGGTGTCCGGCCAGGACCTCGACGTCTTCCTGCACCGGCGTATCCTCGGGCCGCTCGGGATGACTGACGCCGGCTTCCAGGTCACGGACGAACAGGCGGGCAGACTGGCCGAGTTGTACGGCGAGGACGACGACGGAGAACTCACCCCGATCTCCGGTCTCCCGCTGCGCGGCCGGCCCCGCTTCCTGTCCGGCAGCGGGGGGATGGTCGCCACGGCCCGCGACTACCACCGCTTCATGGAGATGCTCCGGCGCCGCGGCGAACTCGACGGAACGCGTCTGCTGCGCCCCGGGACCGTGGACCTGATGGCGGCCAACCAGCTGCCCGGCAACGCCGACCGGCGCTCCTTCGGCAGCCCGGTCCACCAGGAACCCGGCAACGCCGGCCTCGGCTTCGGCCTGGGCCTCTCGGTCGTCGTGGACCCGGCCGTCACCCGGGCGCCTGCCGCCGAGGGCGCGTTCGGCTGGAGCGGGGTGGCCACCACGACCTTCTGGGTCGACCCGCGGCACGACCTGACCGTGCAGTTCCTGAGCCAACTGCGCCCGAAGGGTTCACACTCGGTCTTCCCCGACCTCAAGCGGCTGGTGCACGAGGCGGTACGGCCCTGA
- a CDS encoding MFS transporter: MTAPGSPGSDSVTPTAAARPARPGAAHRRITLASSVVGAVIVALDGTVLTVAQPALQGDLHASFAQVQWTSTGYLIAVAGLLVFAGRLGDRYGHQRIFALGILGFGAASAGIGLAPGIGWVIALRVAQGVFGALLQPATLGMLRAAYPPDRLGTPIALRASAIGIAAAAGPLLGGALVGHFGWRSVFFLNVPPALAMGAAALGVRAPADPGRRTVRPSAADGLDVPGACLLTVALVALVHTLVAVPETGWTAARVAGAALVAAAGTAFVRWQRRAANPLVPPEILGSAAIGAALGTLVAVSAALLGTLFVASYFLQRTLGLDPQETGLRALPAGVMMVLGAPLAAVLMRRIGPRLTAVAGTLVLTLGVLLLGRLGPASTALPVACGFLLLGAGFVTVMVTTTAVAVRYAPAASAGVAGGLQQTAMNIGPTLGIAVAATLMSLTPGAAVGPPLTALALFSAAGTLLALRLPGHKDTVGTVRASPRDASPARLGR; encoded by the coding sequence ATGACTGCCCCCGGCTCCCCCGGCTCCGACAGCGTCACCCCCACGGCGGCCGCGCGCCCGGCCCGTCCAGGGGCGGCACACCGCCGGATCACCCTCGCGAGCAGCGTCGTCGGCGCCGTGATCGTCGCCCTCGACGGCACGGTCCTCACCGTCGCGCAGCCCGCGCTCCAGGGCGACCTGCACGCCTCGTTCGCGCAGGTCCAGTGGACCAGCACCGGGTATCTCATCGCGGTGGCGGGCCTGTTGGTGTTCGCGGGACGCCTCGGCGACCGCTACGGGCACCAGCGGATCTTCGCCCTCGGCATCCTGGGATTCGGGGCGGCGTCCGCCGGAATCGGTCTCGCGCCCGGGATCGGCTGGGTGATCGCGCTGCGGGTCGCCCAGGGTGTCTTCGGCGCGCTGCTGCAACCGGCCACGCTCGGCATGCTGCGCGCCGCGTACCCGCCCGACCGGCTCGGGACGCCCATAGCGCTGCGGGCGAGCGCCATCGGGATCGCCGCGGCCGCGGGTCCGCTGCTCGGCGGCGCGCTGGTCGGCCACTTCGGATGGCGGTCCGTCTTCTTCCTCAACGTACCGCCCGCGCTGGCGATGGGCGCGGCCGCGCTCGGTGTCCGGGCGCCCGCCGACCCGGGGAGGAGAACGGTCCGCCCGTCGGCGGCCGACGGCCTCGACGTGCCGGGAGCCTGTCTGCTCACCGTCGCCCTGGTGGCCCTGGTGCACACCCTGGTCGCCGTACCCGAAACCGGCTGGACGGCGGCGAGGGTGGCCGGAGCGGCCCTGGTGGCCGCCGCCGGCACCGCGTTCGTACGCTGGCAGCGCCGGGCCGCGAACCCCTTGGTACCGCCGGAGATCCTCGGCTCGGCGGCCATCGGCGCGGCGCTCGGCACCCTGGTGGCCGTGTCCGCCGCGCTGCTCGGCACCCTGTTCGTCGCCAGCTACTTCCTCCAGCGCACCCTGGGTCTCGACCCGCAGGAGACCGGCCTGCGGGCGCTGCCCGCCGGAGTGATGATGGTGCTCGGGGCTCCCCTCGCCGCCGTCCTCATGCGCAGGATCGGCCCGCGGCTGACCGCCGTGGCCGGAACGCTCGTCCTCACGCTCGGCGTCCTGCTCCTGGGCCGGCTCGGACCGGCGTCCACCGCCCTGCCCGTCGCCTGCGGCTTCCTGCTGCTGGGTGCCGGTTTCGTGACGGTGATGGTGACGACGACGGCGGTCGCGGTGCGGTACGCCCCCGCGGCGTCGGCCGGTGTGGCGGGCGGACTGCAGCAGACGGCGATGAACATCGGCCCCACGCTGGGGATCGCGGTGGCGGCCACGCTGATGTCTCTGACGCCCGGTGCCGCCGTCGGCCCCCCGCTGACCGCGCTCGCGCTGTTCTCCGCGGCGGGAACCCTGCTCGCCCTGAGGCTTCCGGGGCACAAGGACACCGTGGGGACCGTCCGGGCAAGCCCGCGCGACGCGTCACCAGCCCGTTTGGGACGATGA
- a CDS encoding TetR/AcrR family transcriptional regulator, which translates to MSERETIGLRTRLIDVGVDLVTREGSQALTLREIARRAGVSHGAPRRYFPTHLELLSAIARRGFADLRARTTEADGDGGGDPRARLTTLAKIYLDFALSQRGMYELMFRHDLLESNELGLRETSLPLFGALVDLVGRVRPEADARVLAGALWANLHGIAQLWGWGSLKLTTGADDFVPLLHAALDAHLGPEER; encoded by the coding sequence ATGAGTGAACGGGAGACCATCGGGCTGAGGACGCGTCTGATCGACGTCGGAGTCGATCTCGTGACGAGGGAGGGCTCGCAGGCGCTGACGCTGCGGGAGATCGCCCGCCGGGCGGGGGTCTCGCACGGCGCCCCGCGCCGCTACTTCCCGACCCACCTGGAGCTGCTGTCCGCCATCGCGCGCCGCGGCTTCGCCGACCTCCGGGCCCGGACGACGGAGGCTGATGGTGACGGCGGGGGCGACCCCCGTGCCCGGCTCACGACCCTGGCGAAGATCTACCTGGACTTCGCGCTGTCCCAGCGTGGCATGTACGAGCTGATGTTCCGTCACGATCTCCTGGAGAGCAACGAGTTGGGGCTCCGCGAGACGAGCCTGCCGCTGTTCGGGGCGCTGGTCGACCTTGTCGGCCGGGTGCGTCCGGAGGCCGACGCCCGCGTCCTCGCGGGTGCCCTGTGGGCGAACCTGCACGGCATCGCCCAGTTGTGGGGCTGGGGAAGCCTGAAACTCACCACGGGCGCCGACGACTTCGTACCCCTCCTGCACGCGGCACTCGACGCGCACCTCGGACCGGAGGAACGATGA
- a CDS encoding PPOX class F420-dependent oxidoreductase: MTEEETQDALLKLLSEYKGGVLVTLKKDGRPQLSNVSHFYYPDEGVIRVSLTDDRAKTRNLRRDPRASYHVTSADRWAYTVVEGTAELTPVAADPHDETVEELIRVYRDVLGEHPDWDEYRAAMVRDGRLVLRLRVERAYGIPGR; the protein is encoded by the coding sequence ATGACTGAGGAAGAGACCCAGGACGCACTGCTCAAGCTGCTCTCCGAGTACAAGGGCGGGGTGCTCGTCACCCTCAAGAAGGACGGCCGGCCCCAGCTGTCGAACGTCAGCCACTTCTATTACCCCGACGAGGGGGTCATCCGCGTCTCGCTCACCGACGACCGCGCCAAGACCCGCAATCTGCGCCGGGACCCGCGGGCCTCGTACCACGTGACCAGCGCGGACCGGTGGGCCTACACGGTCGTCGAGGGCACGGCCGAGCTGACGCCCGTCGCTGCGGATCCGCACGACGAGACCGTGGAGGAGCTGATCAGGGTCTACCGGGACGTCCTCGGCGAACACCCCGACTGGGACGAATACCGTGCCGCCATGGTCCGCGACGGCCGGCTCGTCCTGCGGCTGCGCGTGGAGCGGGCCTACGGGATTCCCGGACGCTGA
- a CDS encoding Dyp-type peroxidase gives MREEPRLRESDDIQGDVIAGFKKDRMTLLFLKFEDPARARTWVKRLASQISTTRQVATFNAAFRMARQATGGDDPKALKATWTNVSFTYEGLKVLIGGKDPLPSVRKGGTLEAFKEGSHKRSLGDTGDSSPENWLFGDGKGQTVHAVITVASDTADGLQDALTAQREAAAQAKIVIVFQQNGATLPGTRRGKEHFGFKDGVSEPGVIGFDEPDPERPEYVKDHPGTRLIPPGEFVVGHDRVGGIPYDEMPEWADNGSFQVVRRLAQDVPGWWAQVAAQLKVLRKAKVVPDEATAEWLAARMVGRWRSGTPVAKCPHADMPDNALAGQDNDFGYRNDPEGFTTPLFSHLRKTNPRDGLQEKPGTDPFPEKPVMDRRRIIRRGAPYGAPFDPASDGPGGPDHPRGLLFVCYQSDLVEQFEFIQKMWIDNVDFPPNRPAKPGPDPMVGPTGKVSFESPAATTELSFHQFVTTEGSVYAFVPSLTTLRLLGDGRLTDKLPETVRPTDAFLPIPDRQRDNGKSWYWAYGTGGDGPVCRTISIADGDEHKDVVERPDRPLATWPCYIGVSKVDAILPVPDEQRLNGRSRYWLFHTVEGRQVYRLISIADGAESGLDPEAAGSVDRPDRPISAWASFNGIEQVDAFLPVPDMQRQNGKSHYWLFHSSLGQQVYRLISIADGSAHTDVIERGDRSLGLWQSLAGVSRVDEFLAVPDMQRINGLSLFWVFHQQKYRIICIADGHGHNDQVTVEDRSITLWKSLTG, from the coding sequence GTGAGAGAAGAGCCCAGACTTCGTGAGAGCGACGACATCCAGGGCGATGTGATCGCGGGCTTCAAGAAGGACCGCATGACACTGCTCTTCCTCAAGTTCGAGGACCCCGCGCGGGCTCGTACCTGGGTGAAGCGGCTCGCATCCCAGATCTCCACCACCAGGCAGGTGGCCACCTTCAACGCGGCGTTCCGCATGGCCAGGCAGGCCACCGGCGGCGACGACCCGAAGGCGCTGAAGGCCACCTGGACGAACGTCAGCTTCACCTACGAGGGCCTCAAGGTCCTCATCGGCGGCAAGGACCCCCTGCCCTCGGTACGGAAGGGCGGCACTCTGGAGGCGTTCAAGGAGGGGTCCCACAAGCGCTCACTGGGCGACACCGGCGACAGCTCACCCGAGAACTGGCTGTTCGGGGACGGCAAGGGCCAGACCGTGCACGCCGTGATCACCGTCGCCTCCGACACCGCCGACGGGCTCCAGGACGCGTTGACCGCCCAGCGCGAGGCAGCCGCGCAGGCCAAGATCGTGATCGTCTTCCAGCAGAACGGCGCCACGCTGCCGGGCACCCGCCGCGGAAAGGAACACTTCGGTTTCAAGGACGGGGTCAGCGAGCCGGGGGTGATCGGTTTCGACGAGCCCGACCCGGAGCGGCCGGAGTATGTCAAGGACCACCCGGGCACCCGGCTGATCCCGCCCGGTGAGTTCGTCGTCGGGCACGACCGGGTCGGCGGGATTCCGTACGACGAGATGCCGGAGTGGGCCGACAACGGCAGCTTCCAGGTGGTGCGCCGGCTCGCTCAGGACGTCCCGGGCTGGTGGGCGCAGGTCGCCGCGCAGCTGAAGGTTCTGAGGAAGGCCAAAGTGGTGCCGGACGAGGCGACCGCCGAATGGCTGGCCGCCCGGATGGTGGGCCGTTGGCGCTCGGGCACTCCCGTCGCCAAGTGCCCGCACGCCGACATGCCCGACAACGCCCTCGCGGGCCAGGACAACGACTTCGGCTACCGCAACGACCCGGAGGGGTTCACCACCCCGCTCTTCTCCCACCTGCGCAAGACCAACCCCCGGGACGGCCTGCAGGAGAAGCCCGGCACGGACCCGTTCCCCGAGAAACCGGTCATGGACCGACGCCGGATCATCCGCCGCGGCGCCCCCTACGGTGCGCCCTTCGACCCGGCCTCGGACGGCCCTGGCGGCCCCGACCACCCGCGCGGTCTGCTCTTCGTCTGCTACCAGTCCGACCTCGTCGAGCAGTTCGAGTTCATCCAGAAGATGTGGATCGACAACGTCGACTTCCCGCCGAACCGCCCTGCGAAGCCCGGCCCCGACCCGATGGTCGGCCCCACCGGCAAGGTCAGCTTCGAGAGCCCCGCCGCGACGACCGAGCTGAGCTTCCATCAGTTCGTCACCACCGAGGGCTCGGTCTACGCCTTCGTCCCCTCGCTCACCACACTGCGACTGCTGGGCGACGGCCGCCTCACCGACAAGCTCCCGGAGACCGTCCGGCCGACCGACGCCTTCCTCCCGATTCCCGACCGCCAGCGGGACAACGGCAAGAGCTGGTACTGGGCCTACGGGACCGGTGGCGACGGACCGGTCTGCCGCACCATCTCCATCGCCGACGGCGACGAGCACAAGGACGTCGTCGAGCGCCCCGACCGGCCCCTGGCCACCTGGCCGTGCTACATCGGCGTGTCAAAGGTGGACGCGATCCTGCCGGTGCCGGACGAGCAGCGCCTCAACGGCCGGAGCCGGTACTGGCTGTTCCACACCGTCGAAGGCCGCCAGGTCTACCGGCTGATCTCGATCGCGGACGGAGCGGAGTCCGGACTCGACCCCGAGGCGGCAGGCTCCGTCGACCGGCCCGACCGGCCGATCTCGGCCTGGGCCTCGTTCAACGGAATCGAGCAGGTGGACGCTTTCCTGCCGGTGCCCGACATGCAGCGCCAGAACGGGAAGAGCCACTACTGGCTCTTCCACTCCTCCCTGGGGCAGCAGGTCTACCGGCTGATCTCGATCGCCGACGGCTCCGCGCACACCGACGTCATCGAGCGCGGCGACCGTTCGCTCGGTCTGTGGCAGTCGCTGGCCGGCGTCTCCCGCGTGGACGAGTTCCTCGCCGTGCCGGACATGCAGCGCATCAACGGGCTGAGCCTGTTCTGGGTGTTCCACCAGCAGAAATACCGGATCATCTGCATCGCCGACGGCCACGGGCACAACGACCAGGTTACGGTCGAGGACCGCTCGATCACGCTGTGGAAGTCCCTGACCGGCTGA
- a CDS encoding galactose oxidase early set domain-containing protein has product MSRRNLTGPSSRRTLAAAISACAVSALTLAVLSSGPAAAHEHGGDGTSADRAQADPDEAKVIGKEHAEEHAMTRKAIKAVGEYPQSTRTERLKALGASQAKVNADFDAMDSGRFREYFQSPDFAAHIAMLPTGKVLLFSFERIESNPQKEPAPTDTIGKENAGRAYLWDPAKGTGPDSYTKVTPPVINMPDGLNQPRPAPFFCAGHSFLPNGMLGVFGGNLGGNGGSGAKLSLVFDPWEEKWYQNQDMVVGRWYPSVVTGADGRQLIMSGQSELGWGTPTSIVERFPALNKPVPTAKTDKPEGWAPELFKADAPFKRDYPHLFSLRDGKIYGLGRNPDQQWRFDPAAETRTDLAPRPDNMPRNYGSAVPLPAGFKGPDSVLVLGGDRDDPNTYQLVGGQWSKEKARAFGRTQDDTLLMPDATLMTVNGAFDIRDYGNGPYNPNADLKYRQIELRDENGNWKLGPAQRLPRGYHSNAVVLPDGRVMVTGDELQQLANDPDVSDDMNGSIEIYEPAYLQQGSRPHLGTVFNPSVGYNEKITVSSNTAADVTRAVLLAPTTATHSVNTSQRHLDLRIKSRSGSFLELQAPPSANAAPPGYYMLFLLNEEGVPSTAGWVQVKPASGGQTRGSSLRPQ; this is encoded by the coding sequence ATGTCCCGTAGGAACCTGACCGGGCCGTCGTCCAGAAGGACGCTGGCTGCGGCGATCTCCGCGTGTGCCGTCTCCGCGCTGACACTCGCCGTGCTGTCCTCCGGCCCGGCCGCCGCCCATGAGCACGGTGGTGACGGCACCTCGGCCGACCGGGCGCAGGCCGACCCGGACGAGGCGAAAGTCATCGGCAAGGAGCACGCCGAGGAACACGCCATGACCAGGAAGGCCATCAAGGCCGTCGGCGAGTACCCGCAGTCCACCCGCACCGAGCGGCTCAAGGCGCTCGGTGCCTCCCAGGCCAAGGTCAACGCGGACTTCGACGCGATGGACTCCGGCCGGTTCCGGGAGTACTTCCAGTCCCCGGACTTCGCCGCCCACATCGCCATGCTGCCCACCGGCAAGGTGCTGCTGTTCTCCTTCGAGCGCATCGAGAGCAACCCTCAGAAGGAACCCGCCCCGACCGACACCATCGGCAAGGAGAACGCGGGCCGCGCATACCTGTGGGACCCGGCCAAGGGCACCGGTCCGGACTCGTACACCAAAGTCACGCCCCCCGTGATCAACATGCCGGACGGGCTCAACCAGCCCCGACCCGCGCCGTTCTTCTGTGCCGGTCATTCCTTCCTGCCCAACGGAATGCTCGGCGTCTTCGGCGGCAACCTCGGCGGCAACGGCGGTTCCGGCGCCAAGCTCTCCCTCGTCTTCGACCCGTGGGAGGAGAAGTGGTACCAGAACCAGGACATGGTGGTCGGCCGGTGGTACCCGTCGGTGGTGACCGGCGCGGACGGGCGGCAGCTGATCATGTCCGGCCAGTCGGAGCTCGGCTGGGGCACGCCCACCTCGATCGTCGAGCGCTTCCCCGCCCTGAACAAGCCCGTGCCCACGGCCAAGACGGACAAGCCGGAGGGCTGGGCGCCGGAACTGTTCAAGGCCGACGCCCCGTTCAAGCGCGACTACCCGCACCTCTTCTCGCTGCGTGACGGCAAGATCTACGGCCTGGGCCGGAACCCCGACCAGCAGTGGAGGTTCGACCCCGCCGCCGAGACCCGGACCGACCTGGCACCTCGCCCGGACAACATGCCGCGCAACTACGGGTCCGCCGTGCCGCTGCCCGCCGGCTTCAAGGGCCCGGACTCGGTGCTGGTGCTCGGCGGGGACCGGGACGACCCGAACACCTATCAGCTGGTCGGCGGCCAGTGGAGCAAGGAGAAGGCGAGAGCCTTCGGCCGTACCCAGGACGACACCCTGCTCATGCCGGACGCGACCCTGATGACCGTCAACGGCGCCTTCGACATCCGCGACTACGGCAACGGCCCGTACAACCCCAACGCGGATCTGAAGTACCGCCAGATCGAACTGCGCGACGAGAACGGCAACTGGAAGCTCGGCCCGGCCCAGCGGCTGCCGCGCGGCTACCACTCCAACGCCGTGGTGCTTCCGGACGGCCGGGTGATGGTCACCGGTGACGAGCTCCAGCAGCTCGCCAACGACCCCGACGTCAGCGACGACATGAACGGCAGTATCGAGATCTACGAGCCGGCCTACCTCCAGCAGGGCAGCCGCCCCCACCTCGGCACCGTGTTCAACCCGTCCGTCGGATACAACGAGAAGATCACGGTGAGCAGCAACACCGCCGCCGACGTCACCCGCGCAGTCCTGCTGGCACCGACCACCGCGACCCACTCGGTCAACACCAGCCAGCGCCACCTCGACCTGCGGATCAAGAGCCGCAGCGGCAGCTTCCTCGAACTGCAGGCACCCCCGTCCGCCAATGCGGCCCCGCCCGGCTACTACATGCTCTTCCTCCTCAACGAGGAGGGCGTACCCAGCACCGCCGGCTGGGTCCAGGTCAAGCCGGCCTCCGGCGGCCAGACCCGGGGGTCGAGCCTCCGTCCGCAGTAA
- a CDS encoding MFS transporter, translating to MSEPAAPLDAPPGQPRKAAMAAWIGSALEYYDFFIYGSAAALIFPKVFFDESDPATATLQSLATFGVAYAARPVGALFLGHFGDRLGRKKIMVFTLILMGLSTFLIGCLPTRAQVGGIAPVLLVLCRVLQGISAAGEQAGANSMTLEHAPPERRGFFTSFTLSGTQGGQLIATLVFLAVATMPEDQLLSWGWRVPFWASVAVAGVGYVIRRTLQETPAFTRQAETEGVVGLPLAVLFREHWADVLRVVAGALIASVSTIFTVWALAYGTSDAVGLSRTQMLWVGALANLVALGAIPAWAMLSDRIGRRPVYLIGAAGSAGLMFAYLWAISTGSYPLVLLFGILAFGVVYSAANGVWPSFYGEMFSTRVRLSGTAIGTQIGFAVAGFAVTFAAQIAGPDGDDWSSVALFTAALCVPPVLAALTARETHKVPTERLGEDAAGDAVRREAVTA from the coding sequence GTGTCCGAACCCGCAGCCCCGCTCGACGCGCCACCCGGCCAGCCCAGGAAGGCCGCCATGGCCGCCTGGATCGGCAGCGCCCTGGAGTACTACGACTTCTTCATCTACGGCAGCGCCGCGGCCCTCATCTTCCCGAAGGTCTTCTTCGACGAGTCCGACCCGGCCACCGCGACACTCCAGTCGCTCGCCACCTTCGGCGTCGCCTACGCGGCCCGCCCGGTCGGCGCTCTCTTCCTCGGCCACTTCGGCGACCGGCTCGGCCGCAAGAAGATCATGGTCTTCACGCTGATCCTCATGGGCCTGTCGACGTTCCTCATCGGCTGTCTGCCGACCCGCGCCCAGGTCGGCGGCATCGCCCCGGTCCTGCTCGTCCTGTGCCGCGTCCTTCAGGGCATCTCCGCGGCCGGCGAACAGGCCGGAGCCAACTCGATGACGCTGGAGCACGCACCGCCGGAACGGCGCGGCTTCTTCACCAGTTTCACCCTCAGCGGCACCCAGGGCGGCCAGCTCATCGCGACCCTGGTCTTCCTGGCGGTCGCCACGATGCCCGAGGACCAGCTGCTCTCCTGGGGCTGGCGTGTGCCCTTCTGGGCGAGCGTCGCCGTCGCCGGGGTCGGCTATGTCATCCGCCGCACCCTCCAGGAGACTCCGGCCTTCACCCGGCAGGCCGAGACCGAAGGAGTCGTCGGACTGCCCCTCGCCGTGCTGTTCCGCGAGCACTGGGCGGACGTGCTGCGCGTGGTCGCGGGTGCGCTCATCGCCTCGGTCAGCACGATCTTCACGGTGTGGGCGCTGGCCTACGGCACCAGTGACGCGGTCGGCCTCTCCCGGACACAGATGCTGTGGGTCGGCGCGCTGGCCAACCTGGTCGCCCTCGGCGCGATTCCCGCCTGGGCCATGCTCTCCGACCGCATCGGCCGCCGCCCGGTGTATCTGATCGGCGCCGCGGGCAGCGCGGGCTTGATGTTCGCCTACCTGTGGGCCATCTCCACCGGCTCCTACCCCCTGGTCCTGCTCTTCGGCATCCTCGCCTTCGGCGTCGTCTACAGCGCCGCGAACGGTGTCTGGCCCTCCTTCTACGGAGAGATGTTCTCCACGCGCGTCCGGCTCTCCGGCACGGCGATAGGCACCCAGATCGGCTTCGCCGTGGCCGGGTTCGCCGTCACCTTCGCCGCGCAGATCGCCGGTCCCGACGGCGACGACTGGTCCTCGGTCGCGCTGTTCACCGCGGCGCTGTGCGTGCCGCCGGTACTCGCCGCGCTCACCGCCCGCGAGACCCACAAGGTGCCGACAGAGCGGCTCGGCGAGGACGCTGCGGGCGACGCGGTTCGGCGTGAGGCCGTGACCGCCTGA